CAGCAAGGTGGCGGAAGTCAGTACCGTTCAGCTTCCTTTGATGAAGTTTTTGGCGACAGCGGAGGCTTCAGCGATTTCTTCCGCAGTTTCTTTGGTGGCGCTGCCGGTGGGCAGGCTGGCTTCGACGGTACCCGAAGACGCCGCAGTAGTGGCTATCGCAGCATCCGCGGAAGCGACTACCAGGCGAAGGTGCGTCTCACACTCGAGGATGCTTTCAGAGGCTCCTCGGCAGTGCTCAACGTTAACGAACAGAAAATTAAAATCAACCTAAAGCCGGGCGTGCGCGACGGACAAGTGCTTCGCGTAAAAGGTAAAGGTGCTCCTTCGCCTTCCGGTGGCGAAAGCGGCGATCTGCTGCTGAAGATTTCGGTAATCAACAACACCAATTTTACTATCGATGGAAACAATCTGCATCTCGATTTTACCACCGATCTCTACACCGCCATGCTGGGCGGCAAACTTACCGTAGATTCCATCGAAAAACCCATCAGCATT
This region of Bacteroidales bacterium genomic DNA includes:
- a CDS encoding J domain-containing protein, producing MEYKDYYKILEVEKAASPDDIKKSYRRLARKYHPDKNPGNPKSEEKFKEMQEAYEVLKDPAKRQKYDQLGSNWNQYQHAGGGANDFSNWAQQGGGSQYRSASFDEVFGDSGGFSDFFRSFFGGAAGGQAGFDGTRRRRSSGYRSIRGSDYQAKVRLTLEDAFRGSSAVLNVNEQKIKINLKPGVRDGQVLRVKGKGAPSPSGGESGDLLLKISVINNTNFTIDGNNLHLDFTTDLYTAMLGGKLTVDSIEKPISITLPRETSNGKVLRLKGQGMPVYGKKDERGDMYLKIHVSLPKGLTAEEISLFEKLAALRR